GCCGTAGGGGCTGAAGGAAGCACCATCTGTCCAGGCAACTCTGCCAGCATGCCTGGTTGCTGCTGCTGAAGCTTTGGTTGTGCTTGATTCTGCTGGGTTGGGTGAGAGAACCGAACACTTGGTTGGCTGTTATTCCTTGTTATCTGTTGGGAGATCATTTGAGGCTGAGAATGCAGGTTTGAGGTAGATACAGCCCCCAAATTTTGAGGCACTTCCAATGGCTGCCTCTGCTGCTCTTGGAGTTGGGTCAGCTGTGGAGGCTGTTGCTGCATAGATTGCTGCAACAAGAGTGATTGCTGTTGCTGCTGAAGCTTTTGTATCAGTTGCAACTGAATCTGACGTTCTGACATCTGTAACTGCTGGTCAACTTGTGAGAACTGAGCTGCCAAACGGTTCTGCTGCTGGTTTTGGCTAGCTGATTGCTGCTGCAGTTGTGGTGGAGgtggttgttgttgctgctgctgctgctgcagctGCTGttgtggtggaggtggtggttgttgctgctgctgctgctgcatttgtggtggaggtggtggttgttgctgctgctgttggGGGTTCTGAGGAAGGTTAGCATGAAGTTGATGATTCTGGATATGTGGTTGTTGATGAACATTATGGCTCTGCATCAGAACTTGAGACTGCAATAATTGTGCCGAATTTTGATTTGACGGAAGTGCCTGATTGATTAGGTTCTGTCTAGGCTGCTGACTAATGTCTTCCAGCTGTTGCTGTGGCTGCATATCTGGGCCTAATTGGTTCACTATGGTTGGTAACTTTGACAGCTGATCAAACTGTGGTGCTTGCTGTGGCAGTCTCTGAACATTAAATTGTAAGTTGTTTTGCTGTAAGATCTGTGATCCTGGTAGGCCCAGCTGACGGGAAAGATCAGCTGCAGAAAGGTTCTGGAGAACTGGTCCAGTTAGAGTACGCATGTAGTCAGGTTGCAAAGGCGAGTTACTGAGAGAAGGATTCTGTTGCATATTCATCCATTGGACTAAGCTCAGGCCAGGCATCACAGCATCCTGGGACTGTGGATCCTTTATGCAGATATCATCACCAAGCCAAGGCATTGTTCTCTTGAAAAGGTTCTCTAGATCAGACTCGTCATCTGCAAAGCAATCCAAATCATCATCAGTCAGATATCCATTAATAAATTTCACCAGCTATGACAGATTACTGCAGCATATAGACAACTGCAGCTGATAGTTGGACATTTGAAGGTAGGAGTGCCTTGCATGGATGGTCAACTAGGTTAGGACCCACCATGGGTATCTTGAAGGTCAGAAATTAACCAGACACAACAAAAGAAAGCAGCGAGACATTTAAACTTTTTCAGTTTTATGATAATCTAGTCAGTCCAATTTTTATTCCAGGAGATTTACTAGTTGGCCCAGTCAATGGCAGTCTTGAATCCAAGCACATTTGTTCAATCAAAGAAATGACAACTTCAGCTGACATTTTACATGACTTACCTAGCATTCCTGGCTGCCTTGGTCGCTTGGATCTGAGAAAAGGTGGTGGACAAATGAAAAATGGAGCTGCCACAGGTTCAATCTCCCATATTGAGACCCGGTTGCGCCTTTCCCCCGCAGTGGACTCATCCCAGCCAACCTATTCAAGGATATGGGTAAGAAAACCTTAATGTAGTAGCTGCCTGATTATGATTGAcattaaaatatcaaaaaaatgcAAAACAGAAATGTATTGTATTTGAGAACCTTAAAAAAAGAGAGCACAAAATTACCTGCAAATTACGCCATTGGGAGTTCTTCCACCTTACTGGATCAAGATCGCTGATGCCTGTTATTGTGCCCATATACCTGCAGTAGATACATAGAGAATCCTTCACTAAATGTAAACCCACTCAAATAACTCGATTAATTCCCACTTGGTGAAGATTTGATTAGGATTAATTTCAGTTCTTAAAAGTTTTTCATGGGGGCTGCCCTTAACATAAAAGAGGAAGTACTACCCAACCTATTTCTCTGAAAGCAGCAGtctcataaatatttttttatcctaatatcccaagaaaaaatttattgtttttgCATTTCTATATGGGTTTTGTGTGCCTACGTGGATCTCCGTAAGCCTAAGAAAGTTTGTACTAGTATTTGAAAGCAggcccaagaaaataaaaaataaataaatttttgggATCTATAATCAGAACTGAGACCAAACATTTAGATTCATAACTTGAACCCTGTTTAAAGTTTGATCCAGGAGCAAGTGACACAACATTGGGATTCCATGTTTTTAAACCTTATTTGCATTTTCCCCCCAATAATAATGCGAAGTAGATGACAGGATTATAATAATGACCAATAGACATGGTTCAAAATTCTAACTGAAAAGTCTACATTTTGTCTAAATAATTCAGTTTCGGCATGATTCAAAATGAAATCCTATGCGAAACAATAGTACAGATTTCAGAAACTCATTTTGATAAATAACCAAACAAACAAAGCAAGCAAGTCCTTCCGAAATTTGGAACATGAGCCCATATAACAAAGCAAGATGTAGACCAAATTTGATTCATTTCATCGAAATTTTGCCCCTCTTTGCCTGAGAGCATTCTCAAATTTTTCCGTAAAATTCTTCATTTTACTACTGAATCAAGGCTTGGTGGTCAAGTGTGGAGCATCCACTTCAATGTATGGGTAGATTTAAATCATCATTTGCccaaaattttcccaaatttcaaatttcacatCTATAAGGCTGCTGTGATGGAATTTGAGAGATTTTTCAGGCAGAGGATGACATGGCCATCATATGTCATAGGGTCCGAAGCAAAACTACCATTTTGgttgtttttctctttcctaattaACTATTCAAATGTGTAAACATGTACAAATAGGCAATATCTAAAGTTTCAGAGTAAAATTTCACGTTTTGGAAACCAAAATGGACAAATCCATATTTTTTAACCTTGCCAATAGAGAGACACAAGTCCTAATAAAATCACCTTCTGGTGCCTGACTCTTCAGTTTCAAACATCATCCGAAATCGCATACCCAAGGATATATGGTTTCCATAAACAGCCTTGTAGTACTTGGCTAAAGGAATCACAAATTCTGATGGACTAGCCCTGCAGAAACAAGGATGATTTCCAAActgatcagagttaagatttcAGTTCAGAGTGAAACTAATCAATCTAATATATGGTTCCACAATAAAATTCAGATCAGGACAGAAAAATTAAATTCTCAAACCAGCAGAGacaaaaataacaaaggaaaaaaataaaattaaaaaaaggagcATGTACCGTGGATTGTAAAACACAGAGAATGGGCTGTGGTTTGCTGCTGCATGGGCGGCAGCTGCTAGGATGCCAATATGCATACTATCACTTGATAATACTGATGACGATATATTTGCAGGTTGCCTATTAGCCCGCCTAATACCCAAGAGCAGCTGctgcttttcatctctagtcacACCAcaataatgtaaaagttcatCCAAAGGGTTTAGTGGCTTTAGGAAAGCTAAATTAACCAGAAATTCATGACAAGAATAAACAAGCCAAAAGATATAAATAATATGTTTCACTTATTCAGCATAAATTACCTAATAAATAAGACAGAGTCACCAGCAAAGAGCCGCTTTCCACTTACAAACAGGCTCCAACCTGTAGTAAGAAGGTGCCTTTTGGGTTGGCCTGggtacaaaaagaaaaagaaatttttaaactGATATGTGGTCAGGGGGCAAGCTTAACCCAGTAAAAGGTTCAGTATTACCCATTTAATCGAAGGGGAACAGAAGACTGgctgagaaagaaatgaaaccaGTTGCCCCACCCCCtcttccacacacacacacacagaaaaGAGTAGAATAAGTAGAACTGTACAAGTAAACAAACTAAACAGCTGCAAAACCAGCTTACCTCTGTAGATATGCCGGAATATCCATACATTATCATGCAAGTCTCTGGCTCTTAATTCTTGAGCAGGTGGTTGCTGTTTGAGATCCTACATATATGAAAAAAGAATGGATAAAAACCTGCTAGAAATTTAAGTTCATGAAGAAAATACTTTTGATAAGGGGATTTGCTCACAAGGGGAGGGAAGATCTTCTCTGCTGCACGGCGGGGCACAGAGAAACCTCCATGAGTGCTTGTATCACTAGCAGTTAAGGTCTTACAGAAGAACTCTGTTTGCGGCTTATTTTGTTTAAGTGCTAGATCTGAAGCCAATAATGCGTCCTTATCGTACTGCATtcgaaaagaagaaaagaattgaTAAATTTAAAGGAACAAAAAACAGATCGGAacttggaagaagaaaacaagacCTAGACTACATACTAGAGCAAGAGAATTGTGATTGCGTCCAGTTGGTTTACCTAAATATACATGCCCAAAAACCTAAATGTTAAGTACATAGACTGCATTAatgcaagagagagaggggcagaGAGAATGTGGAAATGCAGACTCTCAGTGTCAGGATGACAGAGGTGCAAAGCATTTTAGATTCAGAACTTATCCTACAAATTCAGAAACTGCAGCCTATGTCTCTTTATGATTGATATGCtgttttcttataattttcttaccattttcaACCACAAGAATATGTATGCAAATTGACAAATGCATGGGCATGCCTAAAATATAGTCCAGTTTAGAAATAATGTTCCTTAAACAACTTGAAATGGCATACTTACAGAGGAAACAGGCTGTAGTGTCATCTGGGCATAAACTTCATCTGTTTCTGGATCTGCCTAGAAAATccaacacaaaaaaataaaataatcgaTAAATGGAAGCTCAAAAACCCATTGATATCAAAATAAATCTTATCGGAACAAAAATATGAACAGATAACAATTTAGTTCCATACATGCAACGTAACATTGTGAAGGAGGCATATCAGCTTTGAGGGCAGATTTGGGTAGTTTGGGATGTGTGCATCCATATCCTTCTGCATTGATGCTGCAACCTGAAAGATAGATTGGCCTTTTCCTCAGAGATTTGCAATAAATGACTCtagatgaagatgaaaatcAAGTTTCCAACCAATGACTCGTATACttgaaaaagaacaagaatTTCAAGAATACTTTCAAGCTTCCACTTTTCCAACTTCCAGATTCATCTTAACATCATTCAGAAGCCAAAATCTAGTTCACTAAGATGTCAATGATCAAACACACTAACTTGAACTTTACAATTTCTGACAAATATAAATCCAGACATTCTCTTGCAACGATAATGACAGAAAATGATAAATCCAGACAGTCCATTCAACATTTCAAAGTGAATACTAAATCGGATTAATAGGTAAATCgataagaaaaattataaaactcATACAATGCAAGATAATTCTCAAAAGAAAGAACCTCACACTGGATTACTACAAGTATTCTATATAACCatcattacaaaaataaaaaataaaatactttgATGTAATATCTGTGGGTTTAAAacaaagatcttaagaaacAAAATCGGATCTActggaaaattttga
This genomic stretch from Macadamia integrifolia cultivar HAES 741 unplaced genomic scaffold, SCU_Mint_v3 scaffold2155, whole genome shotgun sequence harbors:
- the LOC122065941 gene encoding auxin response factor 19-like; the encoded protein is MKMPANGAGTPATANPLEGERKSINPELWHACAGPLVTLPPVGSLVVYFPQGHSEQVAASMQKDMDAHIPNYPNLPSKLICLLHNVTLHADPETDEVYAQMTLQPVSSYDKDALLASDLALKQNKPQTEFFCKTLTASDTSTHGGFSVPRRAAEKIFPPLDLKQQPPAQELRARDLHDNVWIFRHIYRGQPKRHLLTTGWSLFVSGKRLFAGDSVLFIRDEKQQLLLGIRRANRQPANISSSVLSSDSMHIGILAAAAHAAANHSPFSVFYNPRASPSEFVIPLAKYYKAVYGNHISLGMRFRMMFETEESGTRRYMGTITGISDLDPVRWKNSQWRNLQVGWDESTAGERRNRVSIWEIEPVAAPFFICPPPFLRSKRPRQPGMLDDESDLENLFKRTMPWLGDDICIKDPQSQDAVMPGLSLVQWMNMQQNPSLSNSPLQPDYMRTLTGPVLQNLSAADLSRQLGLPGSQILQQNNLQFNVQRLPQQAPQFDQLSKLPTIVNQLGPDMQPQQQLEDISQQPRQNLINQALPSNQNSAQLLQSQVLMQSHNVHQQPHIQNHQLHANLPQNPQQQQQQPPPPPQMQQQQQQQPPPPPQQQLQQQQQQQQPPPPQLQQQSASQNQQQNRLAAQFSQVDQQLQMSERQIQLQLIQKLQQQQQSLLLQQSMQQQPPQLTQLQEQQRQPLEVPQNLGAVSTSNLHSQPQMISQQITRNNSQPSVRFSHPTQQNQAQPKLQQQQPGMLAELPGQMVLPSAPTANLLSTAGGSLLTATGGGAQSGLTDDLPSCSTSPSTNNCSNVAQPITCSKTQCSEALPEERAHSAATLLNNFTLEAMSAAPNLVKELQHKPDIKPSLSALHVSKSQAQGVVAPQTYVNAAAQMDYLDSSSSATSVCLSQNDGSLQQNFQMPSFNPQSVLFRDTSQDGEVQADPRNNVLFGVNIDGPMGMPSTPDPLLVRCMESEKDFPNHLSHDMLDNYGNSKDAQQELSSSIISQSFGVPDMPFNSIDSTINDNGFLGRGPWAPPPPQFQRMRTFTKVYKRGAVGRSIDITRYSGYEELKQDLARRFGIEGQLEDRQRIGWKLVYVDHEKDVLLVGDDPWEEFVNCVRSIKILSPQEVQQMSLDGDLGNGTLPNQACSSSDGGNAWRSGNCDQNSGNPSAGSYDQ